The following are from one region of the Chromobacterium phragmitis genome:
- a CDS encoding phosphoribosylaminoimidazolesuccinocarboxamide synthase, whose translation MTGLNTTNLTSLKKIYSGKVRDLYEIDGQRMLMIATDRLSAFDVILDDPIPAKGQILTAISNFWFDKLKDVVPNHLTGDQPEDVVAAEDLPQVEGRAVVAKRLKAVPIEAVVRGYLAGSGWKEYQQSGAICGVALPAGLREADQLPEPIFTPSTKAAVGDHDENISFAQCEAIVGKELAAQVRDTAILLYKTAAEYAATRGIIICDTKFEFGLDENGVLTLMDEALTPDSSRFWPADSYQPGSNPPSFDKQFVRDWLEASGWNKQAPAPAVPLEVREKTAAKYREALERLAG comes from the coding sequence AAAGATCTACTCCGGCAAGGTGCGCGATCTGTACGAGATCGACGGCCAGCGCATGCTGATGATCGCCACCGACCGGCTGTCCGCCTTCGACGTGATCCTGGATGACCCGATCCCGGCCAAGGGCCAGATCCTGACCGCCATCTCCAATTTCTGGTTCGACAAGCTCAAGGACGTGGTGCCCAACCACCTGACCGGCGACCAGCCGGAAGACGTGGTGGCGGCGGAAGACCTGCCGCAAGTGGAAGGCCGCGCCGTGGTCGCCAAGCGCCTGAAAGCGGTGCCGATCGAGGCGGTGGTGCGCGGCTACCTGGCCGGCTCCGGCTGGAAGGAATACCAGCAGTCCGGCGCCATCTGCGGCGTGGCGCTGCCGGCCGGCCTGCGCGAGGCGGACCAGTTGCCCGAGCCCATTTTCACGCCGTCCACCAAGGCGGCGGTGGGCGACCACGACGAGAACATCAGCTTCGCCCAGTGCGAGGCCATCGTCGGCAAGGAACTGGCGGCCCAGGTGCGCGACACTGCCATCCTGCTGTACAAGACGGCGGCCGAATACGCCGCCACCCGCGGCATCATCATCTGCGACACCAAGTTCGAGTTCGGACTGGACGAAAACGGCGTGCTGACGCTGATGGACGAGGCGCTGACGCCGGACTCCAGCCGCTTCTGGCCGGCCGACAGCTACCAGCCGGGCAGCAATCCGCCGTCCTTCGACAAGCAGTTCGTCCGCGACTGGCTGGAAGCCTCCGGCTGGAACAAGCAGGCGCCGGCCCCGGCCGTGCCGCTGGAGGTGCGCGAGAAGACCGCCGCCAAGTACCGCGAGGCGCTGGAACGCCTGGCCGGCTGA
- a CDS encoding alpha/beta hydrolase, with amino-acid sequence MRRLALTAADGVDIPLCRWLPEGAPRAALLISHGMSEHAARYDRFAQTLTAAGYAVYAHDHRGHGASAMPRGFFAADDGWRKVVDDVEAVRRHAAAAHPGLPVVLLGHSMGSFIARAHFLRHGDKLSGLMLSSTGYRQRPLARLLGALARFLGRSGGWDHPSRLMAALVFGSFNLGFPPWRTKMEWLSRDAAEVDAYLADPDCGFDPAPGLWADLFAGIVELENGEAAGKGLNRRCPILLFAGSRDPVSLGRLALGQLEIRYRDAGALDLQSKVYPGGRHEMLNERNREEVAADILDWLNRISATRAASAA; translated from the coding sequence ATGCGCCGCCTTGCCCTGACCGCCGCCGACGGCGTCGACATCCCCTTGTGCCGATGGCTGCCCGAGGGCGCGCCGCGCGCGGCGCTGCTGATTTCGCACGGCATGAGCGAGCACGCCGCGCGCTACGACCGTTTCGCCCAAACGCTGACGGCCGCCGGCTACGCGGTATACGCTCACGACCATCGCGGCCACGGCGCGTCGGCCATGCCGCGCGGCTTCTTCGCCGCCGACGACGGCTGGCGCAAGGTGGTGGACGATGTGGAGGCGGTGCGCCGCCACGCCGCCGCCGCGCATCCAGGGCTGCCGGTCGTCTTGCTTGGCCACAGCATGGGCAGCTTCATCGCCCGCGCGCACTTCCTGCGCCATGGCGACAAGCTGTCCGGACTGATGTTGTCGTCCACCGGCTATCGCCAGCGGCCGCTGGCCAGGCTGCTGGGCGCGCTGGCGCGCTTCCTGGGCCGCAGCGGCGGCTGGGACCATCCCAGCCGGCTGATGGCGGCGCTGGTGTTCGGCAGCTTCAATCTGGGTTTCCCGCCGTGGCGCACCAAGATGGAGTGGCTGAGCCGCGACGCGGCCGAGGTGGACGCCTACCTGGCCGATCCGGATTGCGGCTTCGATCCCGCGCCCGGCCTGTGGGCCGATCTGTTCGCCGGCATCGTCGAGCTGGAGAATGGCGAGGCGGCGGGCAAAGGCCTCAACCGCCGCTGCCCCATCCTGCTGTTCGCCGGCAGCCGCGATCCGGTCAGCCTGGGGCGGCTGGCGTTGGGCCAGCTGGAGATACGCTACCGCGACGCCGGCGCGCTGGACCTGCAAAGCAAGGTCTATCCCGGCGGGCGGCACGAGATGCTGAACGAGCGCAACCGCGAGGAAGTGGCGGCCGACATCCTGGACTGGCTGAACAGGATATCGGCGACGCGGGCCGCGTCAGCCGCTTGA
- a CDS encoding cysteine hydrolase family protein gives MKQALLVIDVQSGMFDQAPFPDDMEAVLERINGLAERARAAGAPVIWVQHESPAGLLGRGGPGWQLAAGLRTADGDRYLAKTTPDSFLRTELDALLKQLGVESVAICGYASEFCVDTTTRSALARGIPVTLAGDAHTTHDKPHAKAAVIRAHHSFALGNLSSFGTPIAVKDAADIAFD, from the coding sequence ATGAAGCAAGCCCTGTTGGTGATAGACGTGCAAAGCGGCATGTTCGACCAGGCGCCGTTTCCGGACGATATGGAGGCGGTGCTGGAGCGGATCAACGGCCTGGCCGAGCGCGCCCGCGCCGCCGGCGCGCCTGTGATCTGGGTTCAGCATGAAAGCCCGGCAGGCCTGCTCGGCCGCGGCGGCCCCGGTTGGCAATTGGCCGCCGGCCTGCGCACCGCAGATGGCGACCGCTACTTGGCCAAGACCACGCCGGATTCTTTTTTGCGCACCGAGCTGGACGCGCTGTTGAAGCAGCTGGGCGTGGAGAGCGTGGCGATCTGCGGCTACGCCAGCGAGTTCTGCGTCGACACCACCACCCGCAGCGCGCTGGCGCGCGGCATCCCGGTGACCCTGGCCGGCGATGCCCACACCACCCACGACAAGCCGCACGCCAAGGCCGCGGTGATCCGCGCCCACCACAGCTTCGCCCTCGGCAACCTGTCCAGCTTCGGCACGCCCATCGCGGTGAAGGACGCCGCCGACATCGCCTTCGATTGA
- a CDS encoding carbonic anhydrase yields the protein MCESSRHAHGDCLTPLQERELGRRGFLKLAALGGGAVLLGSFAPRVSWAAGGTDALLLSCMDYRLVHAFGEFMDGQGLRGKYDHIVLAGASLTAITDKFPDWNATFWQHLGVAIDLHHIKRVVLLDHRDCGAYKVAFGEDFAKDPAKESKIHSRALTAMKWQIAAKYPHLTVDTYLMGLDGKADLIES from the coding sequence ATGTGTGAATCATCGCGCCACGCTCACGGCGATTGTCTGACCCCGCTCCAGGAGCGCGAGCTGGGCCGCCGCGGTTTTCTGAAACTGGCCGCGCTGGGCGGCGGCGCCGTGCTGCTGGGCAGCTTCGCGCCGCGCGTCAGCTGGGCGGCCGGCGGCACCGACGCCTTGTTGCTGTCTTGCATGGATTACCGACTGGTCCACGCTTTCGGCGAATTCATGGATGGCCAGGGACTGCGCGGCAAGTACGATCACATCGTGCTGGCCGGCGCATCGTTGACCGCCATTACCGATAAATTTCCGGACTGGAACGCCACCTTCTGGCAGCACTTGGGCGTAGCGATCGATCTGCACCACATCAAGCGGGTGGTATTGCTGGACCATCGCGACTGCGGCGCCTACAAAGTGGCGTTCGGCGAAGACTTTGCCAAGGATCCCGCGAAAGAGTCCAAAATCCACTCCCGGGCGCTGACTGCCATGAAGTGGCAAATCGCCGCCAAGTACCCGCACCTGACGGTGGATACCTATCTAATGGGCCTGGATGGCAAGGCGGATCTGATCGAATCCTAG
- a CDS encoding GNAT family N-acetyltransferase, whose translation MTIPQPMLATARLRLLPADPALAASMLEHQLRNREHFAPWDPTPGEQFYTETYWTMQLRQRARDWEDGGGARFLLAAQARPERVIGTVSLSNIVRGVFQACHLGYGIDHAHQGQGLMREALEAAIGFAFDELKLHRIQANYQPANVRSAALLKRLGFVVEGRAKDYLYINGAWRDHVLTALTCPHFDSRALLG comes from the coding sequence ATGACCATTCCGCAACCGATGCTGGCCACGGCCCGTCTCAGGCTGTTGCCCGCCGATCCGGCCCTGGCCGCATCCATGCTGGAGCACCAGCTGCGCAACCGCGAGCACTTCGCGCCCTGGGACCCGACGCCAGGCGAGCAGTTCTACACCGAAACCTACTGGACCATGCAGCTGCGCCAGCGCGCGCGCGACTGGGAGGACGGCGGCGGCGCGCGCTTCCTGCTGGCGGCCCAGGCCCGGCCGGAGCGGGTGATCGGCACCGTCAGCCTCAGCAATATCGTGCGCGGCGTATTCCAGGCCTGCCATCTCGGCTATGGCATAGACCACGCGCATCAAGGCCAAGGGCTGATGCGCGAGGCGCTGGAGGCGGCCATCGGCTTCGCTTTCGACGAACTGAAGCTGCACCGCATCCAGGCCAACTACCAGCCCGCCAATGTCCGCAGCGCGGCGCTGCTCAAGCGGCTGGGCTTTGTCGTGGAAGGCCGGGCCAAGGATTATCTGTATATCAACGGCGCCTGGCGCGACCACGTGCTGACCGCGCTGACCTGCCCGCATTTCGACAGCCGGGCGTTGCTCGGCTGA